The Methanosphaera cuniculi genome segment AAACAAAACAAAAACAAGAACAAGCAAAAAAAGCAGCTGAAGAAAAAGCAAAAGCTGAAGCTGAAGCTAAAAAAGCAGCTGAAGAAAAAGCAAAACAAGAAAAAGAAGCACAAGAAAAAACTGAAGCAGAAGCTGAAGAAACAAAAGAAACTGTTGAAACTGAAGAAACTGTTGAATCACAAAAAGAAGAAACAACCGAAGAAGCACACAAAGAAGCTGATGTAAAAATCGAAGAAGCAAAAAAAGAAGAAGAAAAAGAAATTCAACAAAAAGAAAAAAACCTCAAAGAAAAAACAAAAGATCTTAAAGAAGCAATAGATCATGAAATCAACAGAGCAAAAGAAGAACTTGAAAAAGTAAAAGAAGAATTAACTAAAAAAGATACACAAGAATCCGAAAAACTCAAAAAAGAAGAAAAAGAAGTTGAAAAACAAATCGAAGAAGAAAACAAAAAAGCAAAACAAGAAATACAAAAAGACGAAACAAAAGATAAAAAAGATGCATCCGAAGCTAAAAAAGAAGTTAAACAAAAATACGATAAATACAACTTCGAAGCAAATGCAGATTTAAAACAAGCAGAACTCGAAGCTGAAAGAATCAAACATGAAGAAGAAGAAAAAGCTAAACGAGATGCTGAAAAACTAAAACGCCGAAAAGAAAAAGAAGCACAAAAAGCAAAAGAAATAGAAGAAAAAGCAAAACCAGAACCTGAAGAAGAAGAAAAACCAAAAGAAGAACCTGAAAAACCAAAAACAAAAGCTGAAATTGCAAAAGAAAAAACCAGACTTGCATATGAAAAAGCTGTTAAAAACACCAAAAAAGCAAGAGCAAAAGCTAAAAACTCACAAAAAGTACAAGAAGTTAAAGATAAAGCAAAAGATACAGTTAAAAAAGCAGCAGATACCAGTAAACAAACAGCTAAAAAAGCAGCAGACACTAGTAAACAAACAGCTAAAAAAGCAGCAGACACCAGCAAACAAACAGCTAAAAAGGCAGCTGAAGCTGGAATTTCAGCAGGAAAATCATTCACACAAGCACTTCGTGAACAAGGATTTATTAATGCTGTAAAACAATCAAAAGATAATATAGCACAAAAAGTAAAACAAGAAAACAAAAAAGCAAAACAAGATGAACAAGCACGAAAAGACAAAGTAAAAAAAGATGTTAAAAAGTATGATAAAAATATAAAACAAGAAGAATCAAACATTAAACAAGATGAAAAACAATTAGAAGAACTCAAAAAACAAGAAAAAGCAAAAGATGAGGATGCTAAAATGGCTGAAGAAAAACAAACAAAAGAAATTAAAGATAAAATTGAAAATGTTGAAAATAAAAGATTATCATTTACTCAAACACTACGTGAAAAAGGACTTATTGGTGCAGAACAACGTGCAGAAAACAGAGTAGAACGTGATGATAAAAAAGCTTCAGAAAAAAGAAAACAAGCAGATGTAGCTAAAAAAGATGCAGAAGTTGCAGATAAAAAAGAAGAAAAAGCAGTACATAAAGCTGTAGAAGCTGATAATAAAGCACAAAAAACTGATGAAAAAGCTGAACTTGAAGCAACTAAAATCAAATCATTCACACAAACACTACGTGAAGAAGGACGTATAAATTCAGAAATTGCAGAAGATAAAAAAGAAGGTAAAGTTGCAAATAAAGCTGAAAAAGAATCTGAAAAAGCTGATAAAGAAGCAAAAGAAGCAATTAAAGAAGCTAAAAAAGCAGATCGTGAAGCTAAAAAAGCTGAATATAAAGCTGAAAAAGCTGAAGCAAAAGCTGAAAAAACAAAAGAAGAAAAACAAAAAACTGACACTGAATTTAAATCATTCACACAAAAACTACGTGCTGAAGGAATAATTAATGCTGACTTTGTAGATGAACACAAAGAAAACAAAGTAGAAAAAGAAGCACATAAAATCAAAGAAGATATTAAAAAAGATATTCAAAAACACGAAGATAAAAAAGAAGCAAAAAATGCAGCTAAAAAAGTAGAAAAATCCACAGAAAGTAGTAATGATGGTAAATCATTCACACAAAAACTCAGAGAACAAGGATTAATCAACGCAAATGAAGATATTAAAGAAGTATCTAATATTCAAGAAGAACCAAAAACAGGAAAAGATATACCACAACCTGATGATATAGCAATAGTTGCTGATTCAACAGAAACTAAAATTGAAAAAATGGAAAAACAAAATCCAACTAAATCTGAAACAAGTGGTAAAAAGAAAACATTCATTGAAAGTCTTCGTGATGAAGGAATGTTATAATCCTAAAAATTAATAATAGGTGGAGGTAATAATTATCATGTCAGATATTTCATGTAGACAAATTTCAAAAGGAATTGCAGAAGGTGAAGCTATTGTAACTCATGATCCTATAAGTTTTCTTGGTGGAGTAGATCCAAAAACAGGAATTGTCATAGATAAAAAGCATGAGCTATACAACCAATGTATTACAGATAAAATTCTTATAATACCATCAGGTAAAGGATCTACTGTTGGATCATATGTTATCTATCAAATGGCTAAAAATAATACTGCTCCTCGTGCAATTATTTGTCAAGTAGCCGAACCTATCATAGCTATTGGTGCAATTATATCAAAAATACCAATGGTTGATAACCCAGATGTTGATATTATAAACACAATATCTGATAATGATAATGTTATAGTAGATGCAAATAATGCAACAATAACAGTAAACTAAGTAATTAGAAGACTTTTTTAACCTCCTAACTATTTTTTCTTTCTTTAATTAATTTATTTTTATAATATTAATATGAAAACTTATTAATATTAACATAGAATATACCATTTATTATGGGTGATATTTTTTTTATTAAATATGAAAAAAATATGTTTTTTTATATAGTAATCTTATAAAACTATTATAGAATTTATTTTTTTTTAAATAAAAAAAGTATGATCAAATAAGTGAATATAAAAAAATATAAAAATTAAAATTGAGGTGAATTCATATGAGCGAAAAAACTGAAACTTTTATAGTTGAAGATATGCACTGTAATGCTTGTGTTAATACAATTACAAAAACATTAACCAACAACCAATATATCTCATCTGTAGAATGTGATTTAGAATCAAAAGAAGTTAAAGTAACTTATGATGATGAACACATTGATGTTGAAGAAATTATTAGTTTATTTGACATGATTGGTTTCCCAGCAGAAGTCAAAAAAAAACAATAAATATTGGTGGCATGACATGTGTCATGTGTTCACGAGCAATAACCTCCGCAGTCTCTAGAATGCCAGGAGTATATTCAATAAAAGTTAATCTTGTCTCAGAAACAGCTGATGTACTGTATAATCCTAAAGTTGTAAGTATTGAAGAGGTTGGAGATAGGATTGACGCTATTGGATATCAGTATCTTGGTATTGCTGATAAAAATTCTATGAATAATAATAAGATTCAAAAGCTTCATGAAAAGAATCTTAGAGAAAAAATGTATAGAATTATTGTTGGATTCTTTTTTTCAATAATCCTTATGATATTAATGTTTGCTGATTTTGGCTTAACACATGATGAAGTATCATATATTTCTCTTCTAATATGTATTATTCCATTTGTTTATATTTCATATCCAATTTTTAAGTCAGCTACAGCTTCACTTAAAAATAAAACACTTAACATGGATGTGATGTATGCTCTTGGTATAGGTATTGCATTTGTTGCAAGTTTACTTAGTACGTTCCATCTTCTTGGAGAATCTCATTTCATGTTATATGATACAACAATAATGCTTGGTGCATTTTTAATGCTTGGTAAGTATTTAGAAGATCGTGCAAAATCCAGAACTTCAGATTCAATTAATGCTCTTATAAATCTTAAGCCAACAGAAGCAACTGTTGAAAAGAATGTTGATGGTAAGATGGTTCAACAGAAAGTTGACATTAATGATGTTCTTAAAGGAAATATTGTTATTGTAAAACCTGGTGAAAAAATCCCTGTTGATGGTCGAGTAATTGAGGGTAAAAGTTATGTTGATGAATCACTTGTAACTGGTGAATCTGTGCCTGTACTTAAAGAAGTGGGTGATGAAGTTATTGGTGGATCTATGAATAAGGATGGATCATTTAAAATTTATGTAACTAATACAGGTGATAAAACAGTTTTATCACAAATTATTAGTATGGTACAAGAAGCACAAAATTCCACACCACCAATACAACACTTAGCAGATAAAGTTATCGGAATATTTATCCCAACTATACTAATAATAGCATTTGTATCATTTATCATATGGTATGTAGTACTACAAGATACATTCATGTTTAGTTTAAGCATACTAATATCAGTAATTGTAGTAGCCTGTCCATGTGCTCTAGGTCTTGCAATACCAACAGCATTAACTGTTGGAGTAGGACTTGCAGCAAAATATGGAATACTAATTAAAAATGGAGAAACACTTGAAGTATCAGATAAAGTAACACACGTACTATTTGATAAAACAGGAACAATAACAGTAGGACAACCAGTACTATCTAATATAATAAACTATGATAGTGAACAACTAAATGATGCACAGGTAATAAAAATAGCAAGATCACTTGAACAATTCTCACAACATCCAATAGCATCAGCACTATTTAACAACGAATCAAAAGATGACTTTGAACTTGATAAAGTAGAAGACTTCGAAAACATATCAGGAAAAGGAATAACAGGAAAAATAGATGATGTTAAATATTTCATTGGAAATGAAAAACTCATAAAAGACAATCAAATAACAATACCACCTGAAGTACTTGATGATATTAAATCAGAACAACTATCAATGAAAACAAGTATAATACTAGCAAACACAACAAAAGTAATAGCAGTAATATCAGTATCAGACATAATTAAACCAAACAGTAAAAAAGCAATAAGTAAACTTCATGATATGGGAATTAAAACAACCATGGTAAGTGGAGATAACAAAAACAGTGCAAAAATCATAGCCGAAAAAGTAGGAATTGATGAAGTAAAATCAGATCTAATGCCAGAAGAAAAGCTAGACTACGTAAAACAACTTCAAAATAA includes the following:
- a CDS encoding DUF126 domain-containing protein, with amino-acid sequence MSDISCRQISKGIAEGEAIVTHDPISFLGGVDPKTGIVIDKKHELYNQCITDKILIIPSGKGSTVGSYVIYQMAKNNTAPRAIICQVAEPIIAIGAIISKIPMVDNPDVDIINTISDNDNVIVDANNATITVN
- a CDS encoding heavy-metal-associated domain-containing protein, with the protein product MSEKTETFIVEDMHCNACVNTITKTLTNNQYISSVECDLESKEVKVTYDDEHIDVEEIISLFDMIGFPAEVKKKQ
- a CDS encoding heavy metal translocating P-type ATPase gives rise to the protein MTCVMCSRAITSAVSRMPGVYSIKVNLVSETADVLYNPKVVSIEEVGDRIDAIGYQYLGIADKNSMNNNKIQKLHEKNLREKMYRIIVGFFFSIILMILMFADFGLTHDEVSYISLLICIIPFVYISYPIFKSATASLKNKTLNMDVMYALGIGIAFVASLLSTFHLLGESHFMLYDTTIMLGAFLMLGKYLEDRAKSRTSDSINALINLKPTEATVEKNVDGKMVQQKVDINDVLKGNIVIVKPGEKIPVDGRVIEGKSYVDESLVTGESVPVLKEVGDEVIGGSMNKDGSFKIYVTNTGDKTVLSQIISMVQEAQNSTPPIQHLADKVIGIFIPTILIIAFVSFIIWYVVLQDTFMFSLSILISVIVVACPCALGLAIPTALTVGVGLAAKYGILIKNGETLEVSDKVTHVLFDKTGTITVGQPVLSNIINYDSEQLNDAQVIKIARSLEQFSQHPIASALFNNESKDDFELDKVEDFENISGKGITGKIDDVKYFIGNEKLIKDNQITIPPEVLDDIKSEQLSMKTSIILANTTKVIAVISVSDIIKPNSKKAISKLHDMGIKTTMVSGDNKNSAKIIAEKVGIDEVKSDLMPEEKLDYVKQLQNKGEVVAFIGDGINDAPSLTQANVGIAIGTGTDVAIDSGDIILINGDLINAVAGLQISKKTISRVKLNLFWAFAYNVVLIPVAAGVLHPWNISFLPEYGAFAMALSSVTVISLSLLLKRYIPEVLKN